Proteins encoded together in one Deinococcus hopiensis KR-140 window:
- a CDS encoding response regulator, with the protein MDLPLRFLLVDDSVGDQLLAAEAFQQLRPDCVLTCVSSGAEALRMLRHQKVKPDVVLLDVNMPGMSGLQVLEAIKADPKLALLPVVMLSTSNAENDVQAAYTLHANSYLVKAPIFEDFVAQIETFLDFWQKSRIAHP; encoded by the coding sequence ATGGACCTCCCCTTACGTTTCCTGCTCGTCGATGACAGCGTGGGAGATCAGCTCCTGGCCGCAGAAGCGTTTCAGCAACTGCGCCCCGATTGCGTGCTTACCTGCGTGTCGAGCGGCGCGGAAGCCCTCAGAATGCTGCGGCACCAGAAGGTGAAGCCTGATGTAGTGCTGCTGGACGTGAACATGCCGGGCATGAGCGGACTGCAGGTGCTCGAAGCGATCAAGGCCGATCCCAAGCTGGCCCTGCTGCCGGTGGTGATGCTGTCCACCTCCAACGCCGAGAACGACGTACAGGCCGCCTACACGCTGCACGCCAACTCGTATCTCGTCAAGGCCCCCATTTTCGAGGACTTCGTGGCCCAGATCGAAACCTTCCTGGACTTCTGGCAAAAGAGCCGCATCGCGCACCCGTAG
- a CDS encoding cation diffusion facilitator family transporter produces MERATGLALLSVVVAATVLGLKFLAYALTGSVALYSDALESIINVAAALAALIALHVASRPADANHPYGHTKAEYFSAVAEGVLVVLAALAIVREAAPGLLHARAVEAPLLGLLVNIGASAINAAWAGVLLRQGRALRSPALLADGRHILTDVMTSVGVVVGVVLAQATGLAWLDPALALLVAGNILWSGWGLMRESVGGLMDAGVDAATDARIRQTMSEHAEGALEMHDLRTRHAGRMTFVEFHLVVPGEMTVQEAHAICDRLEEALRSEMPGASVTIHVEPQDKAKHHGVLVL; encoded by the coding sequence ATGGAGCGCGCGACGGGACTGGCCCTGCTCAGCGTGGTGGTGGCCGCCACCGTGCTGGGCCTCAAGTTTCTGGCCTACGCCCTGACCGGCAGCGTGGCCCTGTACTCGGACGCGCTGGAGAGCATCATCAACGTGGCGGCGGCCCTGGCCGCCCTGATCGCCCTGCACGTGGCGTCCCGCCCCGCCGACGCCAACCACCCCTACGGCCACACCAAGGCCGAGTATTTCAGCGCGGTGGCCGAGGGCGTCCTGGTCGTGCTGGCGGCCCTTGCCATCGTGCGCGAGGCGGCCCCCGGCCTCCTGCACGCGAGGGCGGTGGAAGCGCCCCTCCTCGGCCTGCTGGTAAACATCGGGGCGAGCGCGATCAACGCCGCCTGGGCGGGTGTGCTGCTGCGGCAGGGACGGGCGCTCCGGTCCCCGGCGCTGCTCGCCGACGGGCGACACATCCTGACCGACGTGATGACCAGCGTGGGCGTGGTGGTCGGCGTGGTGCTCGCGCAGGCAACGGGGCTGGCGTGGTTGGACCCGGCCCTGGCGCTGCTGGTGGCCGGAAATATCCTCTGGAGCGGCTGGGGCCTGATGCGTGAGTCGGTTGGCGGCCTCATGGACGCGGGGGTGGACGCGGCGACGGACGCCCGCATCCGGCAAACCATGAGCGAGCACGCGGAAGGGGCGCTGGAGATGCACGACCTGCGGACCCGGCACGCGGGCCGGATGACCTTCGTCGAATTCCACCTCGTGGTGCCCGGCGAGATGACTGTGCAAGAAGCGCACGCCATCTGCGATCGCCTGGAGGAAGCCCTGCGGAGCGAGATGCCCGGCGCGAGCGTCACCATCCACGTTGAACCGCAGGACAAAGCCAAGCACCACGGGGTGCTGGTGCTGTAA